The sequence GGACCATTTGTTATTTCAAAGTGGCATtcttaaaaagataataataataatttttatttgataGTTGCTCCTTTATTTGTCTTAATTGTTAGCTCTTTCTCAAAGTTGTTTTCCTGAGTGCAGATTAGATTATTGTGGTACCTCTCTCTTGATAGGTCATGAAAACTTTATTTAGTAGGAAGGTGATCTTGTAGATTGCAGCAAACAGAGACTTGGAACCTAATAAACCAAGCATTCATATATGATTTTGCTGATATTTATgctactttttcttttttaaaataatgGAGAGGTGTACACCCATAAGAAGAATTATTTGAACCAACCGTCAATAGACAACTTGAACAAGGATTCTGATACATAATATCTTGAAGATGAAGAGGAAAATCAATCAGTAGGTCAAAGgttaattttcattttttttactcCTTGGGTTTAATTGTGTTCTTTGGATGTTTAATGTCAGTTTGAGATGGTATGGAATTATTAGCAAGTAGATATAAACTTAGCTAAGTCTCAGATGAGGTGATCCTAGAAACAATTTCCTAAATTCCAACTCTTCTTGCCTTTGACCTGCAGTATTGGATACTATATATTTGATTGGAGATGATTCACTGGGGCTATTAAATTCAGATCAGGAGAAATAAAAAAAGTCAAAATGATGCAAAAACAAGAATCTGCATTCAATGATTGCCTTCTCTCTTTTCTCACAGGTTGACAATGGATGGAAAGAGAAACAAGGGTTTGGTGGCCTATCATCAAGAGAGTGGGTGGATTAAGAAAATAAAGCTTGATAGGTTGGACCTTAGATAATATTCTGATTTAGCTAATGGACATTTACAAATGGCCTTATAATTGCTGCAGTGACCAAAGCCAAGATTGGGTCGGTGCAAGCTTATCTTGATGCCTGTAAACCCCAACACTAATGATATTTAATTTGTGTACAAGGTCTTAACAACATATAACATATCTTTCTCTTTTGATGTCACAGAGATGATTGATTCTATGACATCTGTTGTGTATACAGTATACTTATCATTTGCCTCTGTAGCCATTTCTAGGGCCAACCCCAGCTTTACTTCACCTCTATATTTTGAGCAATATCACCATGGGAGTGTCATGAACATTAATCAGTGTGCTTTGTGTTGTGTTAAGAACTGGATGATAACTTGTGTTCTTCATCTAGGGAATGTAAATTTGTGGTAACCTTCCCAGGAATGTTTTCATGTTCCATTAGGATTTTAAAAACCATCCTAATATCTCTATTTATTCATGCCTTAGCATTTGTTCTTATTGTCTCCCTTATAAGAACAAACGAGGGAGGTTGGGAAGGAGTAAACTAGTCATAGAAGCATATTTGAaagtcaaaaaaattaaattttagttaTATAATATACTTGATAGTTTTTCACCTTTGTAGAGGTAACGGTTGATAGATTTTTCATTTCATTATTTAATAGTGATCtctataatagttttttttttttttgcacttaAATCTAATCTAACcaacatatatatatgattatccaACCACCAAATCCAAATCATCGGACAATTCATAGATGAAATCCTTATAATGTGACTAAAAATAATATCGGATGATCATCAATAAGATCATTGATAAAGATATTTTATCTGAGAGGAATATAGAATCAATGACTCATAAGTTTATTAGATCATCGCACTAATGACAAAATCTAACTTATTAGATTGACGTTAGAATGAGAGTTCTAAACCCTTGGTTCCTTTTCGAAAAAGAGCAtcgataataatatttaattttattatctaAAATAGATAATTTCATCACAGGAGTCTTTGGTACTAATGATAACAAAATATGACTTATGAATATCACCATTAGTCTTTCTCTCCGCAACACTTAATAAGGGAcatgatataaaaattatttcttttcacaaACCAAACGATTCCTTGTTCAAttcattcataaatattttaatgttCGATTATGATAACCTTGTTTAGGTCAATTATTTATTGAACCATCAAATAATTATTAACAAGGGAGACACCGCGTGCCAATTTTCAGGAGGGTATACTGATGCCCTCATCAAATTCTCCGAACCGAAGTCCCAACATCACCCTCCGATCCACGGATCGAATGGTCCTTCGCTGGCTTCTATTCACAAGGAAAAGGAGAAAGGATAAGGGCAAATGTGTCCTTTCACATATGAAAGACACGCATTTACACTTCACACGTTGCTGTTTCCTAGAATGGCTTCTGCCGCGGTCGTCGCCTCGTCGTCAAGCCGCCGTCCCACAACCTCACCACGCTTCCGTTAAGCGCCGTCATGTCCTGGTAACGGTACCATCCCAAGTCATccggccgccgccgctgccgtgcCATCAACCAATCCAACTGCCTGCCTCCATCCCACAGCGCCGTCGCCCGGCAGCCGACGCCGGGAACGCCGTCTTCTTCGCCCTCCTCGCTTTCGTCGTCGTCCTCCACCACGCCGCAGCCGTCGCGGGAGGCGCCGTGGTAGTACGCCGTGAACGGTGCCTTGGCCGCGTTCGTTTCCTTCACGTGGCATCCGGACGGCTGCGAGATCGGTCGGAATTCCTTCCGATCGGTCGCCGCCGAGGCCTGCGGGTCGGCCCGCTCGGCAGGGAGAGCGGGAACGTTAAGTGGAGGACGCGGAGGGGAGGCGTCGGATCTGGATCCGACGGTCCTGATGCCCCAGATGCCGAGCGCCGCGGCGAGGACTGCGGCCCACGCCCAGACCGAGCCAGCGGCGTAGCTGGGGAGGGAGTAGAGTCGCAGCGCCACCGCCTAGAGCGGCACTTCGAGAAGGTCCATTTCCGGAACAACACCAGGGCAGGGGGCGAGCGCGTACTCCGGGAAGAAACCTTCTGACCTGAGAACTGCGAACAGTCGAGCGGGATATATAGAAGGAGACGAAATCTGGGCCGTTGAACCTCACCGATGTGATGCGGAGACGCTGGGAACCGATGCCCTCTGCACGACCGCGTCTCCACACTCGACACGTGGAATCCTGGTGGGTTCCAAAGTGGGTCCCATGGAGCAGTTGGGGTGGAGGATTGGGTGCGAAGGTAACTCTAATCTATCCACGTCAAGCGCGGGGGCGCCTCCACCAAGACAGGCAACATCCTCTCTCCAAGCACAATGCCATCACTGATTCCCCGTGACCCACTATGCATGGCGGGTCCACGCTGTGAAAGCGCTGCATCCTGCCTAGTGGGGAACAGCCGATCCGCACTCGTGTGCCCTTTAGTCTACGGCGTGGATGAAGGTCAAAATAACCGTTGACTAAATCCCAGCAAACGTCAGTCAACATTTCGCAGCAATGGTCAAAATAAAAGCATCATCGATAAGCTCCAGACGTCTCCAACGATGGCGCCTGAACTCCCTCCCCAGCTCGGACTCGAGAGCAGCTGAGGCTTGAGCACGAATCAATGAAGGCAACAAGGTAGGCTGAAGGGCTTTGACGAAGTGATGCAGTTGTGTTCTCGACACAGGATTCTGATAGATTACGTTCTGACACTTTCTTCAGCAAAAAACGAATTAATAAATTCTAATTTACACTCTGACAACACATCATGCACTGTAGCATACAATAGAATCGCCACATTTCAAGACCTTTGTTCTGTGAGCTAAGCTTTTACTTCGGCTCCTCTGCTGTTGAAACGTGGAAAAGAAACGAGAGAACGTGGTGCTGCAAAAAGAGAAGAACATACAGTGAGTCACATTAACAAATCCATGTAATGACAAACAAAAAAGATGACTTGTGAGCTGCAAATTATAACATCACAAAATCTAACTACAAGCTTAAATTTGTGCGGTTGGGTTAAAGATTGAACGACGAAAAGGAAATATATTACTTTTTGCTAAATTTTTCTCTCAAAAATAAACTAAAGCTAAAATTTTAGGTTCTAATAAGGCAACAGGGCATCAAAAATGATAGTAGAAGAACACAGTACAATCAAGCAATCacacaaaaaaaaaggggaaagaaaaaggTCTAACAAGAGCATGCAGAATGTGCAGGTACATTGAAATCAAGGACCATactttgtgtatgtgtgtgtgtgtgtgtgtgtgtgtttacagATAGATGAATCCTTAATCTTCAGTTCTAATTTTTTCTTTATACTTAATCATCTTTTTAGAGATGTAAGAGTTGTTGCACCAACATCATTGAAAATGAATTAGTTCAGGCAGATATGATTCAAAAACACTAATCCACACTAGTGATATGTTAATCCAAGGATTTTTCGCTCATCGGGCAATTCTTCCAGAACAAGAGTTGCATGAAGAGAAAGCTAAAGACGGTAAAGAGCAAAAGGAGCACCTTGTTCATGGAAGATCCTTCCCTCATGCAACACAACACTAGCAGACTGCCTTCCCATTTTGGAACCATCTTCTGTATCATCACCACCTTCGGATGCTGTTGAGGTGGATATCGAATCGTTCAGTCTCTTCTCAGCATTTTTGCTTTTGCTGCCAAATCTTAACAATTTCTTGAACACTTTTTTGATGTCCTTCAATGGTTGATCAGATTCATTAGTAGCAAAGACAAGTCTTTCGACACTGCCCCATTTCTTTCTTACTCGAGCAGCATCAGCTTCCGGCATCAGGTTAAGGTGGTGAGTGTTCCTGGTGTCTGAATTGCCTCTAGGAGAATCCACAGAGCCATCAATATCAGATGCCTCATATACAGAAGAGATGGAAGGATGAATATGTAAGTCCCTTTCTCCTGGCACCTCATCCACATTCGAACAAGACTCATCAAAATTTGGAGTAAAAGCTGATGAACCATCATCTTGAGCCACATATTCATGATCACTAGAACTTCCTAATTCATTTGTTCTTCCGAATTCTTCATCAGTGTTTCTGACCATATCTGCTGAATATTCTTGCTGATTCACCAACTTTTCATCATCCTCTCCATTACTTTGGCTCTCAGGAATCTTGGAAGCTCTTGATTTAGCAATGGAAGCACCAGCACCAGGACCTATGCCACCACCTCTCCTGAGGAATGTCTTAGGCTCGCCACTAATTTGGATCTCTTTAGAGGCAGTGTTTTGATTTTTCTCCCTTGGAAAGCTTGATAGAGCAAGACTAGAACTATCAGAACTTCGTGGTATGAGTTCTTTCAGTTCACCAAAACTAACAGAGCTGTTTCTCGTGTGATGAATCCTTGGCTGTCTTTCTTCCTTGTAACTGTCTATACCTGCAGCAGTGCTCTTGCTTCGATCAAATGTCCTCCAGTCTGAATGAGTGGGTACATTTCCAAGTCGCGCCAGAGGCTTCATGTTTTCCTTCCTCAGGTCAGGTGACTCGCGAGTCATTTGTGCTGAAGGATATACAGACTGGATCCTTTGCTTTGTGAAAGTAGAGTGGGCAGTTCTTGAAGATCTAGGAACAAGTCCTGTCAAATTTCGAGATGTCGAGGAAGATATACTTTTGCTAGATAAAATCTTCCTTGTGCCAACTGTTCCAAGGGATTTGTGTTGGCCATATTGAGCCTGTTCATCAAGATACTCCATATCATGCTGCAATGATAAAAGGAAGCAAGTCATTACGAACTTTTTTATTTCAATGAAACAATTGTAGTCTTTCATCCATATGAAAGGATGGTAGAACGAATAC comes from Musa acuminata AAA Group cultivar baxijiao chromosome BXJ3-3, Cavendish_Baxijiao_AAA, whole genome shotgun sequence and encodes:
- the LOC103978031 gene encoding uncharacterized protein LOC103978031, with product MRSHRRTFSMNQVPTGGYQSSGPQRSNQEVMHELRTRADELESLFAARRPGSSGCRMSSVGGVRLGDARVDSADEVFDEMPMESLGEPTSGLVEFDGDLLLNMVDNLQYNMKQSLSGSSKGRLYEQYLQMRDAKLRRERGSAKWVRKKEVMMEMEDGLEKLSAEINVRFGDSADRKDSVLLGHHFLRKQRSFSVRSAIEFREQHDMEYLDEQAQYGQHKSLGTVGTRKILSSKSISSSTSRNLTGLVPRSSRTAHSTFTKQRIQSVYPSAQMTRESPDLRKENMKPLARLGNVPTHSDWRTFDRSKSTAAGIDSYKEERQPRIHHTRNSSVSFGELKELIPRSSDSSSLALSSFPREKNQNTASKEIQISGEPKTFLRRGGGIGPGAGASIAKSRASKIPESQSNGEDDEKLVNQQEYSADMVRNTDEEFGRTNELGSSSDHEYVAQDDGSSAFTPNFDESCSNVDEVPGERDLHIHPSISSVYEASDIDGSVDSPRGNSDTRNTHHLNLMPEADAARVRKKWGSVERLVFATNESDQPLKDIKKVFKKLLRFGSKSKNAEKRLNDSISTSTASEGGDDTEDGSKMGRQSASVVLHEGRIFHEQAPRSLVSFPRFNSRGAEVKA
- the LOC103977437 gene encoding uncharacterized protein LOC103977437 — encoded protein: MGPTLEPTRIPRVECGDAVVQRASVPSVSASHRSQAVALRLYSLPSYAAGSVWAWAAVLAAALGIWGIRTVGSRSDASPPRPPLNVPALPAERADPQASAATDRKEFRPISQPSGCHVKETNAAKAPFTAYYHGASRDGCGVVEDDDESEEGEEDGVPGVGCRATALWDGGRQLDWLMARQRRRPDDLGWYRYQDMTALNGSVVRLWDGGLTTRRRPRQKPF